Genomic DNA from Bosea sp. (in: a-proteobacteria):
TTTCCCTCCTGTCTCGACCGTGCGCGGCTATTTCTATCGTTGGCGGGACAGTGGCCTTCTGGAAACCATGAACCAGCTTCTGGTGATGGCCGCACGCGAGATTGAGGGCAAGCAAGCCCAGCCCACCGCCGGCATCATCGACAGCCAGAGCGTCAAAACCACCGAAAGTGGCGGGATTTCGGGGCATGATGCAGGAAAGAAAATCAAAGGCCGCAAGCGCCATATCATCACCGACACGCTCGGCTTCCTGATCTTCGTGCTGGTCCACGGTGCCAACATTCAGGATCGTGATGGTGCTCCTGACCTGCTCAAGGCGATCCGCTTCCGCTGTCCGTGGCTGCGTCATATCTTTGCTGATGGCGGCTATGCGGGGGACAAATTGAAGGATGCCATGTGCGGCCATGGCCGCTGGACAATCGAAATCGTCAAACGGTCCGATGCCGCAAAGGGCTTCGTCGTCCTGCCCCGCCGATGGGTGGTCGAGCGAACATTCGCATGGCTCAATCGATGCCGCCGTCTTGCCAAGGATTGGGAGAAATCCATCGCAAGCTCCACAGCCTTCGCCCATATCGCCAGCATCCGCATGCTCACCAGACGCATCGCAAGACACTCAATCTGCACGTGAACTTTTGAATCGGGCTCTCAGGTCGCGGCTGATGCGGCTGGTCATTGTCTCGAGTTCCGCAGCTCCCTCATCGGCTTGCTTCTCGACGGCGCGGCGAAGGTCCGTAGTCTCAACATAAAAGCCTATGCCAATGACAACAATTCCCGCGAAGATAGCGGCGAGTATCCCCTTCAACGCGGCATTCATTTGAGATTGACTTCCCGGTGCATTTTTTTCGAAATGACATTGAAATTGGCGTGCTCGAGGCAGCCAAATTCATCTCCTCTGCCAGATTTGCAACCGTTGTCCCTTGTCCAATTTTGGACCATTCTGCTCCAACGATCCGTTAGACACCCGCACCAGAGCCAAAAGCCCGCTTTGATCGAACCCAAAAGTCTCGACATACCGACCTTTCGTCAGATCAATCAGCCAGCCTCAATGTCTGAAGTACGAAAGTGTCTACCAAAAGCCGGATGTCAGCAACTGGCGCAATCACGAACTGCCAC
This window encodes:
- a CDS encoding IS5 family transposase; protein product: MTWTAIARAEHNRDRLRFPSDLTDREWALIAPMVPPAKRGGRPRTTDMRDVVEAILFIASSGCQWRMLPGDFPPVSTVRGYFYRWRDSGLLETMNQLLVMAAREIEGKQAQPTAGIIDSQSVKTTESGGISGHDAGKKIKGRKRHIITDTLGFLIFVLVHGANIQDRDGAPDLLKAIRFRCPWLRHIFADGGYAGDKLKDAMCGHGRWTIEIVKRSDAAKGFVVLPRRWVVERTFAWLNRCRRLAKDWEKSIASSTAFAHIASIRMLTRRIARHSICT